In Candidatus Eisenbacteria bacterium, a single window of DNA contains:
- a CDS encoding nuclear transport factor 2 family protein, translated as MGKYGRDELERAFIHYWRTGAAGEDWDAWADLFTEDCTYFEHWYGLMHGRETVRKWIVPVMDKYREIYTGYEWHVVDDARGQVVFYVQNRRDHPSGKGTCDFPGVSIITYAGNGTWSREEDYWAVKGRETAMKEYEEACKKYDPDHPKKATRSFWGVGPDWIHGGTTYATRPKAPVWKG; from the coding sequence ATGGGCAAGTACGGCCGCGACGAGCTCGAGCGCGCGTTCATCCACTACTGGCGCACCGGCGCCGCGGGCGAGGATTGGGACGCCTGGGCCGACCTCTTCACCGAGGACTGCACGTACTTCGAGCACTGGTACGGCCTCATGCACGGCCGCGAGACGGTGCGGAAGTGGATCGTGCCGGTGATGGACAAGTACCGCGAGATCTACACCGGCTACGAGTGGCACGTCGTCGACGACGCGCGCGGCCAGGTCGTGTTCTACGTGCAGAACCGGCGCGACCATCCGAGCGGGAAAGGCACCTGCGACTTCCCGGGCGTCTCCATCATCACCTATGCGGGCAACGGCACGTGGAGCCGCGAGGAGGACTACTGGGCCGTCAAGGGTCGCGAGACGGCGATGAAGGAGTACGAGGAGGCGTGCAAGAAGTACGACCCCGATCACCCGAAGAAGGCGACCCGCAGCTTCTGGGGCGTCGGGCCGGACTGGATCCACGGCGGAACGACGTACGCGACGCGTCCGAAGGCGCCGGTCTGGAAGGGATGA
- a CDS encoding nuclear transport factor 2 family protein — translation MQDGRTAIATLVFTYAECIDTGDLDGLAGLFERAVFRSDRGGHYEGSAAVREVMGRLVILHADGTPRTKHVTTNLVVDVDEAAGTATARSYFTVFQATPSVPLQPIVAGRYHDRFVRDDGRWRFADRLVFMDLVGNLSDHLRT, via the coding sequence ATGCAGGACGGCCGGACCGCGATCGCGACGCTCGTCTTCACCTACGCCGAATGCATCGACACGGGCGATCTCGACGGTCTCGCGGGCCTCTTCGAGCGCGCCGTCTTCCGTTCGGATCGCGGCGGGCACTACGAGGGATCGGCGGCGGTGCGCGAGGTGATGGGTCGTCTCGTCATCCTGCACGCGGATGGCACGCCGCGCACCAAGCACGTGACGACCAACCTCGTCGTCGACGTCGACGAGGCGGCGGGGACGGCGACGGCCCGCTCGTACTTCACGGTCTTCCAGGCGACGCCGTCCGTTCCGCTGCAGCCGATCGTCGCGGGGCGCTACCACGATCGCTTCGTGCGCGACGACGGCCGCTGGCGGTTCGCCGATCGCCTCGTCTTCATGGACCTCGTGGGCAATCTCAGCGATCATCTACGCACCTGA